One stretch of Natronobacterium gregoryi SP2 DNA includes these proteins:
- a CDS encoding acyltransferase: MTKRYVSLPEEAEVGMCEFIDEVDSRLSSDEDTCSVVEDVLIDLSGDREAYERWQRGDSVSPAERVRLQSYDPCNTTLESEYYAEKDEDRFRRSKHLQWLWRQFDSLPVADNVEFALRFRRMLAEHLFEECGENCRFFKGITFTYGHNITVGDNAVIHDDVHLDDRGRLTIGDRVSISDGVHVYSHDHDVVDQTDVRNYHTIVEDDVRLTYDSMVRAGNKVGENAIVGARAVVQHDVPAHHIAVGMPAKSVKIKPGWEDIATPIDEAGGNRQEQRHLEYELPDDLDDFDEFQRDLRPSG, from the coding sequence ATGACAAAGCGGTACGTCTCGCTGCCCGAGGAGGCGGAGGTGGGGATGTGCGAGTTCATCGACGAGGTCGACAGCCGGCTCTCGAGCGACGAGGACACCTGCTCGGTCGTCGAGGACGTGTTGATCGACCTCTCGGGAGATCGCGAGGCATACGAGCGCTGGCAGCGCGGCGACTCCGTCTCGCCGGCAGAGCGGGTCCGTCTGCAGAGTTACGATCCTTGTAACACCACCCTCGAGAGCGAATACTACGCCGAGAAAGACGAAGATCGGTTCCGCCGTTCGAAACACCTCCAGTGGCTCTGGCGGCAGTTCGACAGTCTGCCGGTCGCGGACAACGTGGAGTTTGCGCTCCGGTTCCGGCGAATGCTCGCGGAGCATCTGTTCGAGGAGTGTGGCGAGAACTGTCGGTTCTTCAAGGGGATCACGTTCACGTACGGCCACAACATTACGGTCGGGGACAACGCGGTGATCCACGACGACGTTCACCTCGACGACCGCGGAAGACTCACCATCGGCGACCGCGTCTCTATCTCCGACGGCGTCCACGTTTACAGTCACGATCACGACGTCGTCGACCAGACCGACGTCCGCAACTATCACACGATAGTCGAAGACGACGTCCGCCTCACCTACGACTCGATGGTCCGTGCGGGCAACAAGGTCGGCGAAAACGCCATCGTCGGCGCGCGTGCCGTCGTCCAGCACGACGTTCCTGCCCATCACATCGCCGTCGGGATGCCCGCAAAGAGCGTCAAGATCAAACCCGGCTGGGAAGACATCGCGACGCCCATCGACGAGGCCGGCGGCAACCGCCAGGAACAGCGCCACCTCGAGTACGAACTTCCCGACGATCTCGATGACTTCGACGAGTTCCAGCGAGACCTACGACCCTCCGGATAG
- a CDS encoding MBL fold metallo-hydrolase, whose protein sequence is MNVYHVTADANTFTCNVFLVVGEETTLVDTGAYEGVVDSIHEHVDDVDSVVMTHQHGDHVAQLEAVADAFDPDVYAADDHPARTHALEDGDTVRIGDEAFDVVYTPGHADDHVALVSETTLFSGDVVVHDDGAFDDGSFGRTDMAGQSRERLIESIRELLDRMPDGVEHMYAGHGDIFHGDVRDVVETALERAEKRKPKYPDE, encoded by the coding sequence ATGAACGTCTATCACGTTACCGCGGACGCGAACACGTTCACCTGCAACGTCTTTCTCGTGGTTGGCGAGGAGACGACGCTGGTCGACACCGGCGCGTACGAGGGCGTCGTCGATTCGATTCACGAGCACGTCGACGACGTCGATTCGGTGGTGATGACCCACCAGCACGGCGACCACGTCGCCCAGCTCGAGGCCGTCGCCGACGCGTTCGATCCCGACGTCTACGCCGCCGACGACCATCCAGCACGAACTCACGCCCTCGAGGACGGTGACACCGTCCGGATCGGTGATGAGGCGTTCGATGTCGTCTACACGCCCGGCCACGCCGACGATCACGTCGCTTTGGTCTCCGAGACGACCCTGTTCTCTGGTGACGTGGTCGTTCACGACGACGGCGCGTTCGACGACGGGAGTTTCGGCCGAACCGACATGGCTGGACAATCGCGGGAGCGACTCATCGAGAGCATCCGGGAGCTACTCGATCGAATGCCCGACGGAGTCGAGCACATGTACGCCGGCCACGGGGACATCTTCCACGGCGACGTGCGGGACGTGGTGGAGACGGCACTCGAGCGGGCGGAGAAACGGAAGCCGAAGTATCCAGACGAGTAG
- a CDS encoding DUF5786 family protein: MGFGSYDESEQQEVDADFDDDDAVQSSETDHEGTIEFENGASSDELLDRLQEIKDDEG; the protein is encoded by the coding sequence ATGGGATTCGGGAGTTACGACGAATCCGAACAGCAGGAAGTCGACGCTGATTTTGACGACGACGACGCGGTCCAGTCATCCGAAACCGACCACGAGGGCACGATCGAGTTCGAGAACGGGGCCTCGAGCGACGAACTGCTCGATCGGTTACAGGAAATCAAAGACGACGAGGGTTGA
- a CDS encoding endonuclease dU has protein sequence MKPGVRALGIAESYRAERNQSTLAGAIVRADRVVDGLAYGTCTVGGFDATDAIVSVLDRLCRPDVRYVLVGAIAPAWYNLLSLSEIAEAIDRPVIAVTFEESDGLEAGIRDAFSGEERRQRLEQYRSLPDRRELSVNDETVYVRACGLEDDAAAEVVRGFTPEGGRPEPIRVARLAARATDEYVDADE, from the coding sequence ATGAAACCCGGTGTGCGGGCGCTGGGAATCGCCGAGTCCTATCGGGCCGAGCGAAACCAGAGCACGCTCGCCGGGGCCATCGTCCGGGCCGATCGGGTCGTCGACGGACTCGCCTACGGCACGTGTACCGTCGGCGGGTTCGACGCGACCGACGCCATCGTCTCCGTGCTCGACCGCCTGTGCCGGCCCGACGTTCGCTACGTGCTAGTCGGCGCGATCGCACCTGCGTGGTACAACCTTCTCTCGCTCTCGGAAATTGCCGAGGCTATCGACCGGCCCGTGATCGCCGTCACCTTCGAGGAGAGCGACGGTCTCGAGGCCGGGATTCGAGACGCCTTCTCCGGCGAGGAGCGTCGACAGCGCCTCGAGCAGTACCGGTCGTTACCCGACCGCCGGGAGCTGTCGGTAAACGACGAGACGGTCTACGTCCGGGCCTGCGGACTCGAGGACGACGCCGCCGCCGAGGTCGTTCGCGGATTTACGCCCGAAGGTGGACGCCCGGAACCGATCCGGGTAGCTCGGCTCGCGGCACGAGCCACAGACGAGTACGTCGACGCGGACGAGTGA
- a CDS encoding uracil-DNA glycosylase has protein sequence MGSMEDLRVTGCTRCPKLVDCRSQIVNGTGPEDADVLFVGEGPGAQEDEQGEPFVGRSGSVLDDQLRIVGLDRETVRITNCVRCRPPENRDPTDEELENCREYLETEIDRLDPEVIVTLGKVPSEHLLGRSVAVTKEAGSVENVRIGGTPYRLLICVHPAATLYDRSQEATFEETIERAADLAGADGSESGQTRLDGF, from the coding sequence ATGGGATCGATGGAGGACCTTCGGGTCACCGGGTGTACGCGGTGCCCGAAACTCGTCGACTGCCGGAGTCAGATCGTCAACGGCACCGGCCCCGAGGACGCCGACGTCCTCTTCGTCGGCGAAGGGCCGGGCGCACAGGAGGACGAACAGGGCGAGCCGTTCGTCGGCCGCAGCGGCTCCGTACTCGACGACCAGCTCCGGATCGTCGGTCTCGACCGCGAGACCGTCCGCATCACCAACTGCGTGCGCTGTCGGCCACCCGAGAACCGCGATCCGACCGACGAAGAACTCGAGAACTGCCGGGAGTACCTCGAGACCGAAATCGACCGACTCGATCCGGAGGTGATCGTGACGCTGGGGAAGGTGCCGAGCGAACACCTGCTCGGGCGCTCGGTCGCGGTGACGAAGGAGGCGGGCTCGGTCGAGAACGTCCGAATCGGCGGAACGCCCTATCGGTTGCTGATCTGTGTCCACCCCGCGGCGACGCTGTACGACCGGAGTCAGGAGGCGACCTTCGAGGAGACGATCGAACGAGCAGCCGACCTCGCGGGGGCCGACGGCAGCGAGAGCGGCCAGACGCGACTCGACGGCTTTTGA
- the npdG gene encoding NADPH-dependent F420 reductase: protein MRIALLGGTGDIGEGLALRFGRDTDHEILIGSRDPEKARDAVESYGKALERQRTEANVKGFANEMAADRADVAVLAVPPYHVGDTVETVADNLDADTILVSPAVGMQGDEDGLHYHPPGVGSVTELVAQRAPDEVPVIGAFHNLAAGKLTDLEVEFDLDTLVVGDDEDAKKLVRDLANEIEGLRALDAGPLANSAEVESVTPLVINIAKYNDEMEDVGVNWV from the coding sequence ATGCGAATTGCACTACTCGGTGGCACCGGCGACATCGGCGAAGGACTCGCGTTGCGGTTCGGGCGCGATACCGACCACGAGATTCTGATCGGCTCACGGGACCCGGAGAAGGCCAGGGACGCAGTCGAAAGCTACGGAAAGGCCCTCGAGCGACAGCGCACAGAGGCGAACGTCAAGGGCTTTGCGAACGAGATGGCAGCCGATCGGGCCGACGTCGCCGTCCTCGCGGTGCCGCCGTACCACGTCGGTGACACCGTCGAGACGGTCGCCGACAACCTCGACGCGGACACGATCCTCGTCTCGCCCGCAGTCGGCATGCAGGGCGACGAGGACGGTCTTCACTACCATCCGCCGGGCGTCGGCAGCGTCACCGAACTCGTCGCCCAGCGAGCGCCCGACGAGGTGCCCGTGATCGGCGCGTTCCACAACCTCGCGGCGGGGAAACTCACAGACCTCGAGGTCGAGTTCGATCTCGATACGCTCGTCGTCGGCGACGACGAGGATGCGAAGAAACTCGTCCGCGACCTCGCGAACGAAATCGAGGGGCTGCGCGCACTCGACGCCGGCCCGCTCGCGAACTCGGCCGAGGTCGAGAGCGTCACGCCGCTGGTCATCAACATCGCGAAGTACAACGACGAGATGGAAGACGTCGGCGTGAACTGGGTCTAG
- a CDS encoding thioredoxin family protein gives MTVTLKDFYADWCGPCKTQDPILEELEEDWEGRFEVEKVNVDEEQDVANEYQVRSLPTLIIENDDGIVERFVGVTQRADLEEALEKAGA, from the coding sequence ATGACTGTCACGCTCAAGGACTTCTATGCAGACTGGTGTGGTCCCTGCAAGACCCAGGACCCGATCCTCGAAGAACTCGAGGAGGACTGGGAGGGCCGGTTTGAAGTGGAGAAAGTAAACGTCGACGAAGAGCAAGACGTCGCCAACGAGTATCAGGTCCGTTCGCTGCCGACGCTGATCATCGAAAACGACGACGGCATCGTCGAGCGTTTCGTCGGCGTCACCCAGCGCGCCGACCTCGAGGAAGCGCTCGAAAAAGCGGGCGCGTAA
- a CDS encoding universal stress protein, protein MYRNVLVPTDGSDPAARAVEQAIELADKFDATLHVLFAADVDERTPLDLSRSQVVESVREHGRTLVDGVDERSPDDLEVTTAVVDGDPREVILEYTEHEDIDVAVMGTHGRRGVDRLLLGSVAEHVMRNADCSVLVARATVDEEPVDEPDAAIEVARDALEAADGIDTGRVTIADDVREVGGHWIVSAATTERAFAVYVSRVSGTARIADVTGE, encoded by the coding sequence ATGTACCGTAACGTCTTGGTACCCACCGACGGTAGCGATCCTGCAGCGCGTGCAGTCGAACAGGCGATCGAACTCGCAGACAAGTTCGACGCGACGCTTCACGTACTGTTCGCGGCCGATGTCGACGAGCGGACGCCCCTGGACCTCTCGCGGAGTCAGGTCGTCGAGTCGGTTCGCGAACACGGCCGCACGCTCGTCGATGGGGTCGACGAACGGTCCCCCGACGACCTCGAGGTCACGACGGCCGTCGTCGATGGGGACCCCCGTGAGGTGATCCTCGAGTACACCGAGCACGAAGACATCGATGTCGCCGTGATGGGGACCCACGGCCGGCGTGGCGTCGATCGACTCCTGCTCGGGAGCGTGGCCGAACACGTGATGCGCAACGCGGACTGTTCGGTGCTGGTCGCGCGGGCGACTGTCGACGAAGAGCCCGTCGACGAGCCAGACGCCGCGATCGAGGTCGCTCGGGACGCTCTCGAGGCGGCGGACGGGATCGATACCGGCCGGGTGACTATTGCGGATGACGTTCGAGAGGTCGGCGGTCACTGGATCGTCAGCGCCGCAACCACCGAGCGAGCGTTCGCCGTCTACGTCTCTCGGGTGTCCGGCACGGCCCGAATCGCCGACGTGACCGGGGAGTGA
- a CDS encoding preprotein translocase subunit Sec61beta — protein sequence MDRGQNTGGLMSSAGLVRYFDSEDSNAILINPKTVVASGVMLGVLVQLLTFVS from the coding sequence ATGGACAGAGGACAGAACACTGGCGGACTGATGTCCAGTGCCGGACTCGTCCGGTACTTTGACTCGGAGGACTCGAACGCGATTCTCATCAACCCGAAGACGGTCGTCGCGAGCGGCGTCATGCTGGGCGTGCTCGTCCAGTTGTTGACGTTCGTCTCGTAA
- the pdxT gene encoding pyridoxal 5'-phosphate synthase glutaminase subunit PdxT, whose product MTLEAGVVAVQGDVDEHVDAIERAASAHDREVVVHEIRESGIVPDCDLLAVPGGESTTISRLLHGEGVASEIRNHVDDGSPLLATCAGLIVASSDAGDDRVDELGLLDVTVERNAFGRQRDSFEAPLEVVGLEDPYPAVFIRAPAIDDVGDADVLASWDGRPVAVRAGPVVATAFHPELTADSRIHDLAFFENEAASVPSPEHPA is encoded by the coding sequence ATGACTCTCGAGGCAGGCGTCGTCGCCGTCCAAGGCGATGTCGACGAACACGTCGATGCGATCGAACGAGCCGCGAGCGCACACGACCGCGAGGTCGTCGTCCACGAGATCCGCGAATCCGGTATCGTCCCCGACTGTGATTTGCTGGCGGTTCCCGGTGGCGAGTCGACGACCATCTCGCGACTGCTCCACGGCGAGGGAGTCGCATCCGAGATTCGGAATCACGTCGACGACGGAAGCCCACTGCTTGCCACCTGCGCCGGCCTCATCGTTGCCTCGAGTGACGCCGGTGACGACCGCGTCGACGAACTCGGCCTGCTCGACGTCACGGTCGAACGCAACGCCTTCGGCCGCCAACGCGACAGTTTCGAAGCGCCACTCGAGGTAGTGGGACTCGAGGACCCCTACCCGGCGGTCTTTATCCGCGCGCCGGCTATCGACGACGTCGGGGACGCCGACGTACTGGCGTCCTGGGACGGGCGACCGGTTGCCGTCCGCGCCGGTCCGGTCGTCGCCACTGCGTTTCACCCGGAACTGACGGCCGACAGTCGCATCCACGACCTCGCGTTCTTCGAGAACGAGGCAGCGTCGGTCCCCAGCCCTGAACACCCTGCGTAG
- a CDS encoding bifunctional nuclease family protein, translating to MQASIDAVRVAGTPQGPVPVVVLTVDGEDDVVPIFIGFDEATSIARGLEAEDIGRPLTHDLMLDVMEELGSRIDRVVVSEIEQREDGQGGTYIADLHLETPRGETIVDARPSDSLALAARTNASIEVTADVFENGRDDSEKFDELQDIRNATGEM from the coding sequence ATGCAGGCATCCATCGACGCGGTTCGCGTCGCGGGAACGCCCCAGGGACCAGTTCCGGTGGTCGTTCTCACTGTCGACGGTGAAGACGACGTCGTCCCCATCTTCATCGGGTTCGACGAAGCGACGAGCATCGCTCGCGGCCTCGAGGCGGAAGACATCGGGCGACCGCTGACGCACGATCTCATGCTCGACGTGATGGAGGAACTCGGCAGCAGGATCGACCGCGTCGTCGTCAGCGAGATCGAGCAACGCGAGGACGGGCAGGGTGGCACCTACATCGCCGACCTGCACCTCGAGACGCCACGCGGCGAGACGATCGTCGACGCGCGCCCGAGCGACTCGCTTGCCCTCGCCGCCAGAACAAACGCCTCGATCGAGGTCACGGCGGACGTCTTCGAGAACGGCCGAGACGACAGCGAGAAGTTCGACGAGTTGCAAGACATTCGCAACGCAACCGGTGAAATGTAG
- the hisE gene encoding phosphoribosyl-ATP diphosphatase has product MDETLEELFAVIEDRKETLPEDSYTASLFTHEKGENAVLEKLGEETTELVLAAKDDDRDEVAYEAADIVYHLLVLLSMKDMDLEDLEAELEARR; this is encoded by the coding sequence ATGGACGAGACGCTCGAAGAGTTGTTTGCCGTGATCGAGGACCGCAAGGAGACACTACCCGAGGACTCCTACACCGCCTCGCTGTTCACTCACGAGAAAGGAGAGAACGCGGTACTGGAGAAACTCGGCGAGGAGACGACCGAACTCGTACTCGCAGCGAAAGACGACGACCGCGACGAGGTCGCCTACGAGGCTGCCGACATCGTCTACCACCTGCTCGTCTTGCTCTCGATGAAAGACATGGATCTCGAGGATCTCGAGGCGGAACTCGAGGCGCGTCGGTAA
- a CDS encoding four-helix bundle copper-binding protein: MALQQIDHADDHMQECIDNCLEAAQVCEWCADACAGEGEEMARCIRLCRDVADIASLHARFMARNSGYHQQLGELCADLCEACADECADHDHDHCQACAEILPECAASCREMASS, from the coding sequence ATGGCGCTCCAACAGATCGACCACGCCGACGACCACATGCAGGAGTGTATCGACAACTGTCTCGAGGCGGCCCAGGTCTGTGAGTGGTGTGCAGACGCCTGTGCGGGCGAGGGCGAGGAGATGGCCCGTTGCATCCGGCTCTGTCGGGACGTGGCCGACATCGCCTCGCTACACGCACGCTTCATGGCCAGAAACTCCGGTTATCACCAGCAACTGGGCGAACTCTGTGCCGACCTCTGTGAGGCGTGTGCCGACGAGTGTGCAGACCACGACCACGACCACTGCCAGGCCTGTGCGGAGATCCTGCCGGAGTGTGCCGCGAGCTGTCGAGAGATGGCCTCGAGTTGA
- a CDS encoding DUF5518 domain-containing protein encodes MTNWRAVLIGFLITAVLGIVGLTLPGVGQLAAGLIGGFVAGYVAGGGFLRGFWHGLLAGALGGLLGGLLIALFVAVAGWAAGPAGGVMGGLAGLGIFTVAMLVAFVMALESALAGAVGGLFNPRRPRRREPDYY; translated from the coding sequence ATGACAAATTGGCGAGCGGTTCTCATCGGGTTTCTCATCACGGCCGTTCTCGGCATCGTTGGACTGACACTACCGGGTGTCGGCCAGCTTGCAGCCGGACTGATCGGCGGCTTCGTCGCCGGCTACGTCGCCGGCGGTGGCTTCCTCCGTGGATTCTGGCACGGACTGCTCGCGGGCGCGCTCGGTGGCCTCCTCGGTGGCCTGTTGATCGCGCTGTTCGTCGCCGTCGCCGGCTGGGCGGCTGGTCCCGCGGGTGGCGTGATGGGCGGTCTCGCTGGACTTGGCATCTTCACCGTAGCAATGCTGGTCGCGTTCGTAATGGCCCTCGAGAGCGCGCTCGCTGGCGCGGTCGGCGGACTGTTCAACCCCCGTCGGCCGCGGAGACGCGAACCGGACTACTACTGA
- a CDS encoding NOG1 family protein has protein sequence MIFEDLPTTPTSEELIDKAFSRAARAGKAQGGLEAQQSMLQTASNIVSDNLENVVTAWPDFEYEDDVHPFYYELADVIVDVDELRQSLSEVMWASRKAREIHDEYQPRLRKTDVDTARKHRKQAFARLADIVEQIDDDLLYINEARNDLRDLPDIDPEEPTIVVAGYPNVGKSSFVNDVTRARGETASYPFTTKGIGVGHLERDHIRYQLVDTPGLLDRPPEDRNKIESQAVSAIEHLADCMVVMVDPSGECGYPLESQLELRDSIGVQFEEVPVLTVANKSDRVAVWNADTDEMAADYTMSVETDENVETVLEAAVAAVDYEPELPFEE, from the coding sequence ATGATTTTCGAAGACCTTCCGACGACGCCCACGTCGGAAGAGCTGATCGACAAGGCGTTTTCGCGGGCAGCGCGAGCCGGCAAGGCCCAGGGCGGCCTCGAGGCCCAGCAGTCGATGCTCCAGACGGCGTCGAACATCGTCTCGGACAATTTAGAGAACGTCGTCACCGCGTGGCCGGACTTCGAGTACGAAGACGATGTCCACCCGTTCTATTACGAACTCGCAGATGTGATCGTCGATGTCGACGAGCTACGCCAGAGCCTCTCTGAAGTGATGTGGGCAAGTCGGAAGGCCCGCGAAATCCACGACGAGTACCAGCCACGGCTCCGAAAGACCGACGTCGACACGGCCCGAAAACACCGGAAGCAGGCCTTTGCACGACTCGCAGACATCGTCGAACAGATCGACGACGACTTGCTGTATATCAACGAGGCGCGAAACGACCTCCGGGACTTGCCCGACATCGACCCCGAGGAGCCGACGATCGTCGTCGCCGGCTACCCCAACGTCGGCAAATCCTCGTTCGTCAACGACGTCACCCGTGCCCGTGGCGAAACCGCTTCCTACCCGTTCACGACGAAGGGGATCGGCGTCGGCCACCTCGAGCGAGACCACATCCGCTACCAGCTAGTCGACACGCCAGGGTTGCTCGACCGCCCGCCGGAAGACCGCAACAAGATCGAATCCCAGGCCGTCAGCGCCATCGAACACCTCGCGGACTGTATGGTCGTGATGGTCGATCCAAGCGGCGAGTGTGGCTACCCGCTCGAGTCACAACTCGAGCTTCGGGATTCGATCGGCGTCCAGTTCGAGGAGGTGCCAGTGCTGACGGTGGCGAACAAAAGCGACCGCGTGGCGGTCTGGAACGCCGACACCGACGAGATGGCCGCCGACTACACCATGAGCGTCGAGACCGACGAGAACGTCGAGACGGTCCTCGAGGCCGCAGTTGCGGCAGTCGACTACGAGCCCGAACTGCCGTTCGAGGAGTAA
- a CDS encoding transposase — protein MSSATLQDDPSVESFFNVAETETLALFEHLSFKFLEEFDVFAPAQTGRTREHKPPELMRGFLHCYYKDIYGIRPVERELQNTVVWLSYGFDRPPSRDAVDRFLTGLEHVVDEVFDRLVEQAAVRGLLDLTYCIDSTDVRAMPADQDASKCYDPTDDEYYYGYGCTIVSTGQKIPIAAEFTESKQAPEEMAMRVTRDALAVAKPIWMVGDSAYDTPDWHDHLLTAGVVPVAPYNARNTDDPKDIEYRVEDRIEQHSKDVQLKQSTLDETYNRRTGVERTNESVKDCGLGRTHARGRVHARAQVFLALCLRLVVAITNYERGDNPGSTIITV, from the coding sequence ATGAGTTCAGCGACCCTGCAAGATGATCCTTCGGTAGAGTCGTTCTTCAATGTCGCGGAGACCGAGACGCTAGCGTTGTTTGAACACCTTTCCTTCAAGTTTCTCGAAGAGTTCGACGTGTTCGCCCCGGCGCAGACGGGGCGAACACGAGAGCACAAACCACCAGAGCTGATGCGTGGCTTTCTCCACTGCTACTACAAGGACATCTACGGTATTCGCCCCGTCGAACGAGAGCTTCAAAACACGGTTGTCTGGCTGAGCTATGGCTTCGATCGACCGCCGTCGAGAGACGCGGTCGATCGTTTCCTCACTGGCCTCGAACACGTCGTTGACGAAGTCTTTGACCGACTCGTCGAGCAGGCCGCCGTCCGCGGCCTGCTCGACTTGACCTACTGCATCGATTCAACGGACGTGAGGGCGATGCCTGCCGATCAAGATGCGTCGAAGTGCTACGATCCAACCGACGATGAGTACTACTACGGCTACGGCTGTACGATCGTCTCGACCGGGCAAAAGATCCCGATCGCGGCGGAGTTCACAGAGAGTAAACAAGCGCCAGAGGAGATGGCGATGCGCGTCACGCGTGACGCGCTCGCCGTCGCCAAGCCGATTTGGATGGTTGGTGACAGCGCCTACGACACGCCCGACTGGCACGACCACCTGCTGACCGCAGGGGTCGTGCCAGTCGCTCCGTACAACGCGCGAAACACCGATGACCCGAAAGACATCGAGTACAGGGTCGAAGACCGCATCGAACAACACAGCAAGGACGTCCAGCTGAAGCAGTCCACGCTGGATGAGACGTACAACCGCCGTACTGGAGTCGAACGAACCAACGAATCAGTGAAGGACTGCGGCCTCGGGCGAACGCACGCCCGAGGCCGCGTCCACGCACGGGCTCAGGTGTTTCTTGCCCTGTGCCTTCGTCTCGTCGTCGCAATCACCAACTACGAACGCGGAGACAATCCGGGAAGTACGATCATCACGGTGTGA
- a CDS encoding AI-2E family transporter, giving the protein MDARTAFFGALLVALGSIAALLVAPLLQYVMAAGLLAFVLYPVHQRLEKRVDERVSGLALTAFAIVAAVVPILFFSIILLQTTFDFLDGFDELAAIETLREAAIDAGIEEEVLASIEAELLSEIEGSIGGAVEVVLMEIVGLLNASVRMSFGMLVLVFVLYYLLVDGRTFVAWVSAVTPLEDDVREELFDEIEVVTWAVIQSHVLVALVEGMLGGLGFYLLGVPNVTFWMVVMIIVSFLPAIGVWLVWGPAVIYLAITADPLQAVVLFTYGIAVLSVVDNYLRALFVDHGSGLHPAVVLVGVIGGIYLLGIMGLFLGPVLLAVFKAGLTVFSRVTNHGDEQVTLSSSETEPPQPE; this is encoded by the coding sequence ATGGACGCTCGTACGGCGTTTTTTGGCGCTCTGCTCGTCGCACTGGGGTCGATCGCCGCCTTGCTCGTCGCGCCGCTGTTACAGTACGTGATGGCTGCTGGCCTCCTCGCGTTCGTCCTCTATCCGGTTCATCAACGACTCGAGAAGCGGGTCGACGAACGCGTCTCCGGGCTCGCGTTGACTGCGTTTGCCATCGTCGCCGCAGTCGTTCCGATTCTGTTTTTCTCTATCATCCTCCTCCAGACGACCTTCGACTTTCTGGACGGGTTCGACGAACTGGCTGCCATCGAAACACTTCGCGAGGCCGCGATCGACGCCGGAATCGAAGAAGAAGTACTCGCGTCGATCGAGGCCGAGCTCCTCTCGGAAATCGAAGGCTCGATCGGTGGCGCTGTCGAGGTCGTACTGATGGAGATCGTCGGCCTGTTAAATGCCAGCGTCCGGATGAGTTTCGGCATGCTCGTGCTCGTGTTCGTCCTCTACTACCTGCTCGTCGACGGCCGGACGTTCGTCGCCTGGGTCAGTGCCGTCACCCCGCTCGAGGACGACGTCCGCGAGGAGCTGTTCGACGAGATCGAAGTCGTCACGTGGGCAGTGATCCAGAGTCACGTCCTCGTCGCGCTCGTCGAGGGCATGCTCGGCGGCCTCGGCTTCTACCTGCTCGGCGTCCCCAACGTGACCTTCTGGATGGTCGTGATGATCATCGTCTCTTTCCTGCCGGCGATCGGCGTCTGGCTGGTCTGGGGGCCTGCGGTTATCTACCTCGCAATCACCGCCGATCCCCTGCAGGCAGTCGTGTTGTTCACGTACGGTATCGCCGTCCTCTCGGTAGTCGACAACTATCTGCGTGCACTGTTCGTCGACCACGGCTCCGGGCTCCACCCCGCAGTCGTCCTCGTCGGCGTTATCGGCGGAATCTACCTACTTGGGATTATGGGGCTGTTCCTCGGGCCCGTCCTACTCGCCGTGTTCAAAGCCGGACTAACCGTCTTCAGCCGGGTGACCAACCACGGCGACGAACAAGTCACACTGTCGTCTTCAGAAACAGAGCCGCCACAACCAGAGTGA